From a single Micromonospora pallida genomic region:
- the cimA gene encoding citramalate synthase, with translation MTYQVYDTTLRDGAQREGISFSVVDKLAVARLLDEFGVGFIEGGWPGAVPKDTEFFRRARTELNLRHALLVAFGATRKAGVAVADDPQVRALLDAETPAIALVAKADLRHVERALRTTPAENLAMIRDTVAHLVAEGRRVFVDGEHFFDGYRTDPAYGAAVVETALDAGAEVMVLCDTNGGMLPSQVTAVITDLTARTGVGPERLGIHCQNDTACAVANTIAAVEAGVRHFQGTANGYGERPGNADLFAVVANLQLKLGIPVLPEGCLEQMVRVSHAIAEIANIAPDTHQAYAGAAAFAHKAGLHASAIKVDPLLYNHVDPAVVGNDMRILVTEMAGRASIELKSRELGLDLAGRPETLSRVTNRVKELEAGGWSFEAADASFELLVRSELPERAPAKPFTLESYRVIVEHREDGAVVSEATVKIRVRGERVIATAEGNGPVNALDEALRVGLTRHYPELRGFGLADYKVRILEGSQGTGAVTRVLVETAGAGRDWTTVGVHHNVVEASWHALVDALTYGLDRAHV, from the coding sequence ATGACGTACCAGGTCTACGACACGACGTTGCGCGACGGTGCTCAGCGCGAGGGAATCAGCTTCTCCGTGGTCGACAAGCTCGCCGTGGCCCGACTGCTCGACGAGTTCGGCGTCGGCTTCATCGAGGGCGGCTGGCCGGGCGCGGTGCCCAAGGACACCGAGTTCTTCCGCCGGGCCCGTACCGAACTGAACCTGCGCCACGCGCTGCTGGTCGCGTTCGGCGCCACCCGTAAGGCCGGGGTCGCGGTCGCCGACGACCCGCAGGTGCGCGCCCTGCTCGACGCGGAGACACCGGCGATCGCCCTGGTCGCCAAGGCGGACCTGCGGCACGTCGAGCGGGCGCTGCGGACCACGCCGGCCGAGAACCTGGCCATGATCCGCGACACGGTGGCTCACCTGGTGGCCGAGGGGCGCCGGGTCTTCGTCGACGGGGAACATTTCTTCGACGGGTACCGCACCGACCCGGCGTACGGGGCGGCGGTGGTGGAGACCGCGCTCGACGCCGGGGCCGAGGTGATGGTGCTCTGCGACACCAACGGCGGCATGCTGCCCTCCCAGGTCACCGCCGTGATCACCGACCTGACCGCCCGCACCGGCGTCGGCCCGGAGCGGCTCGGCATCCACTGCCAGAACGACACCGCCTGCGCGGTCGCCAACACCATCGCCGCCGTCGAGGCCGGGGTCCGTCACTTCCAGGGCACCGCCAACGGCTACGGCGAACGCCCCGGCAACGCCGACCTCTTCGCGGTGGTCGCCAACCTCCAGCTCAAGCTCGGGATCCCCGTCCTACCGGAAGGGTGCCTCGAGCAGATGGTGCGCGTCTCGCACGCCATCGCCGAGATCGCCAACATCGCCCCCGACACCCACCAGGCCTACGCCGGGGCCGCGGCCTTCGCCCACAAGGCGGGGCTGCACGCGAGCGCGATCAAGGTGGATCCGCTGCTCTACAACCATGTGGACCCCGCCGTGGTGGGGAACGACATGCGGATCCTGGTCACCGAGATGGCCGGCCGGGCCAGCATCGAGCTCAAGAGTCGTGAGCTGGGTCTGGACCTGGCCGGCCGTCCGGAGACCCTGTCCCGGGTCACCAACCGGGTCAAGGAACTGGAGGCCGGCGGCTGGTCCTTCGAGGCCGCGGACGCCTCGTTCGAGCTGCTGGTCCGCTCCGAGCTGCCAGAGCGAGCCCCGGCGAAGCCGTTCACCCTGGAGTCGTACCGGGTGATCGTCGAACACCGGGAGGACGGCGCGGTGGTCTCCGAGGCCACCGTGAAGATCCGGGTACGCGGCGAGCGGGTGATCGCCACCGCCGAGGGGAACGGCCCGGTCAACGCCCTGGACGAGGCGCTGCGGGTCGGCCTGACCCGGCACTACCCGGAGTTGCGTGGCTTCGGGCTGGCCGACTACAAGGTCCGGATCCTGGAGGGCAGCCAGGGCACCGGCGCGGTCACCCGGGTGCTGGTGGAGACCGCCGGGGCGGGGCGGGACTGGACCACCGTCGGGGTGCACCACAACGTCGTCGAGGCGAGCTGGCACGCCCTGGTCGACGCCCTCACCTACGGCCTCGACCGCGCCCACGTCTGA
- a CDS encoding peroxiredoxin yields MLTVGDSFPEYELTACVSLEADKAFETINHKSHQGQWRVVFFWPKDFTFICPTEIAEFGRLNGDFADRDAQVLGVSVDNEFVHYAWRKDHPDLRELPFPMLSDIKRELTEACGVLGEDGVAQRATFIVDPNNEIQFAMVTAGSVGRNVSEVLRVLDALQTDELCPCNWNKGGGTLDATKLLAGV; encoded by the coding sequence GTGCTCACCGTCGGTGACAGCTTCCCGGAGTACGAACTCACCGCCTGCGTCTCCCTGGAGGCGGACAAGGCGTTCGAGACGATCAACCACAAGTCACACCAGGGCCAGTGGCGGGTCGTCTTCTTCTGGCCGAAGGACTTCACCTTCATCTGTCCCACCGAGATCGCCGAGTTCGGCCGACTGAACGGCGACTTCGCCGACCGCGACGCCCAGGTCCTCGGCGTCTCCGTCGACAACGAGTTCGTCCACTACGCCTGGCGCAAGGACCACCCGGACCTGCGCGAGCTGCCCTTCCCGATGCTCAGCGACATCAAGCGTGAGCTGACCGAGGCCTGCGGCGTGCTCGGCGAGGACGGCGTGGCCCAGCGCGCCACCTTCATCGTCGACCCGAACAACGAGATCCAGTTCGCCATGGTCACCGCCGGTTCGGTCGGCCGGAACGTCTCCGAGGTGCTGCGGGTGCTCGACGCCCTGCAGACCGACGAGCTGTGCCCGTGCAACTGGAACAAGGGCGGCGGCACCCTGGACGCCACCAAGCTGCTCGCCGGGGTCTGA
- a CDS encoding carboxymuconolactone decarboxylase family protein yields MGLDTVKAALPEYAKDIKLNLGSTIGTSTLNPDQAWGTALACAVAARNPVVLREIAAEAADHLKPEAIEAAKGAATIMAMNNIYYRSKHLIGDESYGSMPARLRMQIIARPGVDKGDFELWCLAVSAITGCGVCLESHEKTLRGAGFTREQVHEGLRIAAVVHAAAVALDAEAALA; encoded by the coding sequence ATGGGTCTCGACACCGTCAAGGCGGCCCTGCCGGAGTACGCCAAGGACATCAAGCTCAACCTCGGCTCGACCATCGGCACCTCCACGCTGAATCCGGACCAGGCCTGGGGCACCGCGCTGGCCTGCGCGGTCGCCGCCCGCAATCCGGTGGTCCTGCGCGAGATCGCGGCCGAGGCAGCCGACCACCTCAAGCCGGAGGCGATCGAGGCAGCCAAGGGCGCCGCCACGATCATGGCGATGAACAACATCTACTACCGGTCCAAGCACCTCATCGGCGACGAGTCGTACGGCTCGATGCCGGCCCGGCTGCGGATGCAGATCATCGCCCGGCCCGGGGTGGACAAGGGCGACTTCGAGCTCTGGTGCCTGGCGGTCTCGGCGATCACCGGATGCGGGGTGTGCCTGGAGTCGCACGAGAAGACCCTGCGCGGGGCCGGCTTCACCCGGGAGCAGGTGCACGAGGGGCTGCGTATCGCCGCCGTGGTGCACGCCGCCGCGGTGGCGCTCGACGCCGAGGCCGCGCTGGCCTGA
- a CDS encoding tyrosine-protein phosphatase: MFNFRDVGGYPGHDGRTVRWGRLYRSDSLHRVDETDRAAFAALGVRTVIDLRRPSEVARDGRVPAYDGLAYRNIHPEHRSWAEQMYDPETSLAHFLVERYVELATTGAAGLGEAVGLIADADNAPAVVHCVAGKDRTGIVCALTLSVLGVSDADIAADYALSSESSARFSAWLAASRPEAEDPPAPFLSSPAEAIGLFLDALRDRHGSIEGYLRHAGMTDAQFAALRAHLLA, encoded by the coding sequence ATGTTCAACTTCCGCGACGTCGGCGGCTACCCAGGCCACGACGGACGCACCGTACGGTGGGGCCGGCTCTACCGCTCCGACTCGCTGCACCGCGTCGACGAGACCGACCGGGCGGCGTTCGCCGCGCTCGGCGTCCGGACGGTGATCGACCTGCGTCGACCGTCCGAGGTGGCCCGGGACGGCCGGGTGCCGGCGTACGACGGCCTCGCCTACCGCAACATCCACCCGGAGCACCGGTCCTGGGCCGAGCAGATGTACGACCCGGAGACCAGCTTGGCCCACTTCCTGGTCGAGCGGTACGTCGAGCTGGCCACCACCGGCGCGGCCGGACTGGGCGAGGCGGTCGGGCTGATCGCCGACGCCGACAACGCCCCGGCGGTGGTGCACTGCGTCGCCGGCAAGGACCGCACCGGTATCGTCTGCGCGCTGACCCTGTCGGTGCTCGGGGTGAGCGACGCGGACATCGCCGCCGACTACGCGCTGAGCAGCGAGTCGTCGGCCCGGTTCAGCGCCTGGCTGGCCGCGAGCAGGCCGGAGGCGGAGGACCCGCCCGCGCCGTTCCTCTCCTCACCGGCCGAGGCGATCGGGCTGTTCCTCGACGCGCTACGCGACCGGCACGGTTCGATCGAGGGCTATCTCCGGCACGCCGGGATGACCGACGCGCAGTTCGCGGCGCTCCGCGCCCACCTGCTCGCCTGA
- a CDS encoding DUF7405 family protein produces the protein MPSPAFAGLLTITSTRHMFTQIGLPRSVAEQNQLPYARFIQRDSPMWMGFSDQQTNASGPPAICTFAGTDAARLTTAKPGDYLDNGSVQHLSHVILDMLQYYDMATATTPPSENGSFLKRVQYMFHAPAVHPGNADQLTDGGGPSFLPAENRGPAYAERTARGVGLPAGERRMGHLSTLQRTSRAADGTPMHLRIDGPGFDAMDVPDGSSQPKLHFSVFVPTADFFATMRRSQASVDLARKHRVAEQDNGLERFLTCTRRQNFLVPPRRHRAFPLVELA, from the coding sequence GTGCCGTCGCCGGCCTTCGCCGGGCTGCTGACGATCACCTCCACCCGGCACATGTTCACCCAGATCGGCCTGCCCCGCTCGGTCGCGGAGCAGAACCAGCTTCCGTACGCCCGGTTCATCCAGCGCGACTCACCGATGTGGATGGGCTTCTCCGACCAGCAGACCAACGCCTCCGGCCCGCCGGCGATCTGCACCTTCGCCGGCACCGACGCGGCCCGGCTGACCACCGCCAAGCCGGGCGACTACCTGGACAACGGCAGTGTCCAGCACCTTTCGCACGTCATCCTCGACATGCTCCAGTACTACGACATGGCGACCGCGACCACACCGCCCAGCGAGAACGGCAGCTTCCTCAAACGGGTGCAGTACATGTTCCACGCCCCAGCCGTGCACCCCGGCAACGCCGACCAGCTCACCGACGGGGGTGGGCCGTCCTTCCTGCCGGCGGAGAACCGGGGCCCCGCCTACGCCGAGCGCACCGCCCGGGGCGTCGGGCTGCCGGCCGGCGAACGCCGGATGGGCCACCTGTCGACCCTGCAACGCACCTCGCGGGCGGCCGACGGCACGCCGATGCACCTGCGGATCGACGGCCCCGGCTTCGACGCCATGGACGTGCCGGACGGCAGCAGCCAGCCGAAGCTGCACTTCAGCGTCTTCGTCCCGACCGCCGACTTCTTCGCCACCATGCGGCGCAGCCAGGCGTCGGTGGACCTGGCTCGCAAACACCGCGTCGCCGAGCAGGACAACGGCCTGGAGCGGTTCCTCACCTGCACCCGGCGACAGAACTTCCTCGTCCCACCCCGCCGGCACCGGGCCTTCCCGCTGGTCGAGCTGGCCTGA